AACCCTGAGTCGCGTAGTTCCACGCGTCCGCCATGTGCGGAACCGCGTACGCTGAAGGGCATCGAAACAATTCCGGTCCGCGGGCTTGCAAGCAGCTGCTCCGACCTCTGGTGTTATCTCATCTGTTTCACCGTAAAATCACGTAATGGATGCGAAATCAATCAGCCCCTCGATGAATTTCCCGACCCTCGAAGCGTTTGTCGGCAACACGCCGCTGGTAAGGCTGCAGCGCATCACGCCCGGCAATCACAACACCTTGCTCGCCAAACTGGAGGGCAACAATCCCGCCGGCTCGGTCAAGGATCGGCCGGCGGTCAGCATGATCAAACACGCGGAGTTGCGCGGCGAGATTCATCCCGGTGACACCTTGATCGAGGCCACCAGCGGCAACACCGGGATCGCGCTGGCGATGGCGGCGGCCATCAAGGGTTATCGCATGGTGCTCATCATGCCCGAGAACATGAGCGCCGAGCGGCGCGCGACCATGAAAGCGTTCGGCGCTGAGATCATCCTGGTGTCCGAGGAGGACGGCATGGAGGGCGCTCGCGATCTCGCGCAGCAAATGGGTGAGGACGGCAAGGGCCGGGTGCTGGATCAATTTGCCAACCCGGACAACCCACGCTCGCACTTCGAGGGCACCGGGCCTGAAATCTGGAACGAAACCGGAGGCGCGATCACGCACTTCGTCAGCTCCATGGGCACCACCGGCACCATCATGGGCGTGTCGCGGTATCTGAAAGCGCAAAACCACGACATTCAGATCGTCGGAGTGCAGCCCGCCGAAGGCTCGCGCATCCCCGGCATCCGTCGCTGGCCAGAAGCTTATCTACCGAAGATTTATCATGCAGAGCAAGTCGACCGCGAGATCGATGTCGATGAAAAAGAGGCCGGTGACATGATGCGGCGCCTGGCGGCCGAAGAGGGCATCTTCGCCGGCGTATCCTCCGGCGGCGCGGTGGCGGCGGCGTTGCGTCTGTCCGCGGAAGTCGAGAACGCGCTAATCGTTGTTATCATCTGTGATCGGGGCGACCGGTATATTTCCACCGGGGTGTTTCCGGCTTAAGCTGCCGGCATAAAGCGCGATTGCCCCCGGTTACTGGTGCGCGGTGAAAACGTGAACGTACTCGTCTTCGATATCGAAACCGTGCCCGACGTGGAGGCTGGCAGGCGACTGCTGGAACTGGACGGCGTGCCGGACGCCGATGTCGCCACCGCCATGACGCATCTGCGGCATCAGCAGACCGGCCGGGATTTTCTGCCCCTGCATCAGCAGCGCATCGTGGCGATTTCCATCGCCATGCGTGCCGGCAATAACTTCAAACTATGGTCGCTGGGTGACGAGGACTCAGCGGAATCCGAGCTTCTGCGGCGTTTTTACGATGGCATCGACCGCTTCAATCCCACCCTTGTGTCGTGGAACGGCTGTGGCTTCGATCTGCCGGTCATCCATTACCGCTCGCTGCTGCACGGCGTGGCCGCGCCGCGTTACTGGGAGACCGGCGACAGCGAGACGAGCTTTCGTTATAACAATTAT
This portion of the Gammaproteobacteria bacterium genome encodes:
- the cysM gene encoding cysteine synthase CysM — encoded protein: MNFPTLEAFVGNTPLVRLQRITPGNHNTLLAKLEGNNPAGSVKDRPAVSMIKHAELRGEIHPGDTLIEATSGNTGIALAMAAAIKGYRMVLIMPENMSAERRATMKAFGAEIILVSEEDGMEGARDLAQQMGEDGKGRVLDQFANPDNPRSHFEGTGPEIWNETGGAITHFVSSMGTTGTIMGVSRYLKAQNHDIQIVGVQPAEGSRIPGIRRWPEAYLPKIYHAEQVDREIDVDEKEAGDMMRRLAAEEGIFAGVSSGGAVAAALRLSAEVENALIVVIICDRGDRYISTGVFPA
- a CDS encoding 3'-5' exonuclease — its product is MNVLVFDIETVPDVEAGRRLLELDGVPDADVATAMTHLRHQQTGRDFLPLHQQRIVAISIAMRAGNNFKLWSLGDEDSAESELLRRFYDGIDRFNPTLVSWNGCGFDLPVIHYRSLLHGVAAPRYWETGDSETSFRYNNYLNRFHWRHIDLMDVLAGYNPRAFAPLDQIATMLGLPGKMGMHGGKVWEAFQAGDIAAIRDYCETDVLNTYLVYLRFEQMRGQLDGEAHARECQLARDALTVMDKPYLNEFLARWQS